The Candidatus Omnitrophota bacterium genome has a segment encoding these proteins:
- a CDS encoding DEAD/DEAH box helicase, whose amino-acid sequence MQYDPFQQKAIDYIKEGHSVIVSAPTGSGKTAIAEYVINDCLAKNTYAIYTAPIKALSNQKFRDFQGTFKDKIGILTGDVSINPHAPILIMTTEIFRNKVLEEESDLQKYSWIIFDEIHYLDDYERGTVWEESLIFLPKHMNMLALSATIPNIDELSAWIQSIHKKPLKVVKEDKRPVPLHFFYQCQGELVDSLGKVKHLGYKTAHPAGRHSYRGSRFMRHHTLKPNKTTVLVKHLFENNKLPCIYFSFGRRRCEYLAEEMFGFDFLNTEEKSKIRSMYHDLCERFDLLSEKSATLMMPLLEKGIAYHHAGMLPTLKEVIERLFTSKLIKVIFTTETFALGINMPARTVAFDELRKFYGKYYGTLKTRDFYQMAGRAGRRGIDKEGFVYSRVNPHYTSFQELEKVIYGYPEKVHSRFNASYATILNLYEKYGEKLYDIYPLSFHYFQEKKQSQKKAIELLQSKVKLLKDLGYIKAEALTEKGSFASKIYGYELSLSELYEKGVLEHLSESELGMLSLALVFEPRKGSVKPPLSKKAKESSEITENILNHIQYMEKKAYISPLSKRYFYHLTPALEAWMRKESFEKTMRHTEDDEGEIIRYFRMAVQILDEILETPASLKLKEKIRNTISLINRDIIDAEKQLRE is encoded by the coding sequence ATGCAATACGATCCATTCCAACAGAAAGCCATAGACTACATCAAGGAGGGCCATTCCGTAATAGTCTCGGCGCCGACCGGTTCGGGAAAAACCGCTATAGCCGAATACGTCATAAACGACTGCCTCGCGAAAAATACTTACGCCATATATACGGCGCCCATAAAAGCGCTCTCAAACCAGAAATTCCGCGATTTTCAGGGGACTTTCAAGGATAAGATCGGCATACTCACAGGTGACGTCAGTATAAACCCCCACGCCCCTATTCTTATTATGACTACGGAGATATTCCGCAATAAAGTTCTTGAGGAAGAGAGCGACCTTCAAAAATATTCATGGATAATCTTTGACGAAATCCACTACCTTGACGATTATGAGCGGGGCACTGTATGGGAAGAGTCTCTTATATTTCTTCCAAAACATATGAATATGCTCGCGCTTTCGGCTACTATACCGAATATCGACGAGCTCTCAGCGTGGATACAGTCCATACATAAAAAACCGCTCAAGGTGGTCAAAGAAGACAAGCGGCCGGTGCCGCTTCACTTTTTTTATCAATGCCAGGGCGAGCTGGTAGATAGCCTGGGCAAGGTGAAACATCTTGGATATAAAACGGCTCATCCGGCTGGGCGCCATTCTTACCGCGGAAGCCGTTTCATGCGGCACCATACGCTAAAACCGAATAAAACGACTGTTCTTGTAAAACATCTTTTCGAAAATAATAAACTGCCGTGCATATACTTCTCCTTTGGCAGAAGGCGCTGCGAATATCTTGCCGAAGAGATGTTCGGATTCGATTTCCTGAATACCGAGGAGAAATCAAAGATAAGGTCGATGTACCACGACCTTTGTGAAAGATTTGATCTTTTAAGCGAAAAGAGCGCGACACTTATGATGCCTCTTCTGGAAAAGGGGATCGCCTACCACCATGCCGGCATGCTTCCTACTCTGAAAGAGGTAATCGAACGCCTTTTCACCAGTAAACTCATAAAGGTCATATTTACGACGGAGACATTCGCCCTGGGCATAAATATGCCGGCGCGCACGGTGGCATTTGACGAATTAAGGAAGTTTTACGGTAAATACTACGGAACGCTTAAGACGCGCGATTTTTACCAGATGGCGGGAAGGGCCGGCAGGCGCGGTATAGACAAGGAAGGTTTCGTATACAGCCGCGTAAATCCTCATTACACCTCGTTCCAGGAATTGGAAAAGGTCATATACGGATATCCGGAAAAGGTCCACAGCCGTTTTAACGCCTCCTACGCCACTATACTGAATCTGTACGAAAAATACGGGGAAAAATTATACGACATCTACCCTCTGTCTTTCCATTATTTCCAAGAAAAGAAACAATCCCAGAAAAAGGCGATCGAACTTTTGCAGTCAAAAGTGAAACTTTTGAAGGACCTCGGTTATATAAAGGCGGAGGCTTTAACGGAAAAGGGCAGTTTCGCAAGTAAAATTTACGGCTATGAACTCTCGCTTTCCGAGCTTTATGAGAAAGGGGTTCTGGAGCATCTTTCCGAGTCGGAGCTCGGCATGCTTTCTTTGGCGCTCGTATTTGAACCGAGAAAAGGCAGCGTCAAGCCTCCTCTTTCAAAAAAGGCAAAGGAATCATCGGAAATAACCGAGAATATTTTAAACCATATACAGTATATGGAAAAGAAGGCCTATATAAGCCCCTTGAGCAAGCGCTATTTCTACCACCTTACGCCTGCGCTTGAGGCGTGGATGAGAAAAGAGAGTTTTGAAAAGACAATGCGTCATACCGAAGATGATGAGGGGGAAATAATACGTTACTTTAGGATGGCCGTTCAAATACTCGACGAGATATTGGAAACACCCGCGTCACTAAAACTCAAAGAAAAGATAAGAAACACTATATCTCTGATAAACAGGGATATCATCGATGCCGAAAAACAGCTAAGGGAATAG
- a CDS encoding nitroreductase family protein: MQFLELVRKRRSTRKYLSKPVPREAIDRCLEAARLAPSACNSQPWSFIVVDKDDLRCDLAAAAFSGPYHMNSFAKAAPVLIVVVTERSGYIATLGGYFKSVQYSLVDIGIACEHLVLQAEEEGLGTCWLGWFNEKAVKKALSLPYEKKIDIIISMGYPEENARREKPRKTLDEVRKYLGR; encoded by the coding sequence ATGCAATTTCTTGAACTGGTACGAAAGAGGCGGAGCACACGGAAGTATCTATCAAAGCCTGTGCCGCGCGAAGCCATAGACAGATGCCTTGAGGCAGCACGGCTTGCCCCTTCCGCCTGCAATTCCCAGCCGTGGTCATTCATCGTCGTAGATAAAGATGATTTAAGATGTGATCTTGCCGCTGCCGCGTTTTCCGGGCCGTATCACATGAACTCTTTCGCAAAAGCGGCACCCGTGCTTATAGTTGTGGTAACGGAACGTTCCGGTTATATTGCAACACTCGGCGGGTATTTCAAGAGCGTGCAGTACAGCCTTGTAGATATCGGCATAGCGTGTGAGCATCTTGTTCTGCAGGCGGAAGAGGAAGGACTGGGCACGTGCTGGCTCGGGTGGTTTAACGAAAAGGCGGTTAAGAAGGCACTCAGCCTGCCGTACGAAAAGAAAATAGACATAATAATAAGCATGGGCTACCCTGAAGAGAACGCCAGGCGGGAGAAGCCGCGCAAGACACTCGATGAAGTAAGGAAGTACTTGGGCAGATGA
- a CDS encoding ATP-dependent helicase, translating to MFDFKKHLNPSQYEAVTQTEGPLLVIAGAGSGKTRVIEYRVLHLVENKVEPGSILLLSFTRKASREMLSRAERHDPQCKHVEGGTFHSFAYKVLKRYAKNLGFSHNFSILDETEAEDAIARCVAKLNFTEREERFPKKNTLRSIISVSVNKHVSIEEVIKKEYPHFLDYAHDIERLRKAYTEYKINKNYMDYDDLLVYLKLLLENPEIRERVSGKYKYIMVDEYQDTNALQGDITYLLGKDHSNIMAVGDDAQGIYGFRGASHENIMNFPKKFSHCKIIKLEENYRSTQLILNVANTTLENMKNKYSKCLTSMRKEDGVMPELLFFKDAYEEAEWIASKIKDFNDEGLALRDQSVLFRSAYISIPLQAELGKRHIPYQVVGGLRFYETAHVKDVMAHLKIIANPKDELAWRRALMLIKGIGTVTSEKILEEVSSSPSLPHMVDKVLRVCSSRHKYSTALARLNKALKNAIDDNLKITEIYEIFLDYYRPILRDKFDDWHLRINDLETLKPIITRYDSIDEFLADFAIESPEKSVWKVNPSRMPDEQPLTLSTIHSAKGLEWNAVFLMGLMDGVLPVSFALDDEDDIEEEHRLFYVGITRAKDKLFLSMHHEGARGGMYRFNKISQFVDMPNLMSILEVNDISGTEEEIDLDKEELLFP from the coding sequence ATGTTTGATTTTAAAAAGCATCTCAATCCGTCTCAATATGAAGCCGTTACCCAAACGGAGGGGCCTCTTCTTGTCATAGCGGGCGCCGGTTCGGGGAAGACGAGGGTAATAGAATACCGCGTCCTTCATCTTGTCGAGAACAAAGTAGAGCCGGGATCTATACTTCTTTTATCCTTCACCAGAAAAGCATCGCGCGAAATGCTCTCCCGCGCCGAAAGGCACGATCCGCAGTGTAAACACGTTGAAGGCGGCACGTTCCACTCTTTTGCGTATAAAGTCTTAAAGAGATACGCAAAGAACCTCGGTTTTTCGCACAACTTCTCAATACTGGACGAGACAGAAGCGGAAGATGCAATAGCCAGATGTGTCGCAAAACTCAATTTTACGGAAAGAGAAGAACGTTTCCCCAAAAAGAATACGCTCCGCAGCATAATAAGCGTATCTGTCAATAAACACGTAAGCATTGAGGAAGTCATAAAGAAGGAATATCCGCATTTTCTGGACTACGCTCACGATATAGAGCGCCTGCGAAAGGCCTATACGGAATATAAGATAAACAAAAATTATATGGATTACGACGACCTTCTTGTCTATCTGAAACTTCTGCTTGAAAATCCAGAGATACGGGAGCGTGTTTCGGGGAAGTATAAGTATATTATGGTCGACGAATATCAGGATACCAATGCGCTCCAGGGAGACATAACATATCTTTTAGGCAAGGACCACTCCAATATTATGGCGGTAGGCGACGACGCCCAGGGCATATACGGTTTTCGGGGGGCGTCCCACGAAAACATCATGAATTTTCCGAAAAAATTTTCGCATTGCAAGATAATAAAATTGGAGGAGAATTACCGCAGCACGCAGCTTATTTTAAATGTGGCCAATACCACCCTTGAGAATATGAAGAATAAATATTCAAAATGCCTTACTTCTATGCGCAAAGAAGACGGCGTCATGCCCGAACTGCTCTTTTTTAAAGATGCCTACGAAGAGGCCGAGTGGATCGCGTCAAAAATAAAGGATTTTAACGACGAAGGGCTCGCGCTTCGGGACCAGAGCGTCCTTTTCCGTTCAGCGTATATATCCATACCGCTTCAGGCAGAACTGGGTAAGCGCCATATACCGTATCAGGTCGTAGGCGGCCTCAGGTTTTACGAAACCGCTCATGTGAAGGACGTGATGGCCCATCTAAAGATCATTGCCAATCCAAAGGACGAGCTTGCCTGGCGAAGAGCGCTCATGCTTATAAAAGGGATAGGAACAGTCACTTCCGAGAAGATCCTGGAAGAGGTTTCCAGTTCTCCTTCCTTGCCTCATATGGTTGATAAAGTGCTTCGCGTTTGTTCCTCGAGACATAAATATTCTACCGCCCTTGCCAGATTAAATAAAGCCCTTAAGAACGCAATAGACGATAATCTGAAGATAACGGAAATTTACGAGATATTCCTCGATTATTACAGGCCGATACTTCGCGATAAATTTGACGACTGGCATCTCAGGATCAATGATTTGGAAACGCTTAAGCCGATAATCACGAGATACGACTCGATTGATGAGTTTTTGGCGGATTTTGCCATTGAATCTCCGGAAAAAAGCGTCTGGAAGGTTAACCCTTCAAGAATGCCCGATGAACAGCCGCTCACGCTTTCTACCATACATTCCGCAAAAGGGCTTGAATGGAACGCGGTATTTTTAATGGGGCTTATGGATGGCGTACTGCCGGTCAGCTTTGCTTTGGACGACGAGGATGATATAGAAGAAGAACATAGACTTTTTTATGTGGGTATAACACGCGCAAAGGATAAACTCTTTCTTTCCATGCATCATGAAGGCGCGAGAGGAGGGATGTACAGATTTAATAAAATCTCGCAGTTTGTCGACATGCCAAACCTTATGTCTATACTTGAGGTCAATGATATCTCCGGAACCGAAGAAGAGATAGACCTTGATAAGGAAGAGCTTCTATTCCCTTAG